A segment of the Phocoena sinus isolate mPhoSin1 chromosome 11, mPhoSin1.pri, whole genome shotgun sequence genome:
TCGTGATAGGAAAGCCACTCTGGGTTCCCCTGGATGCAAAAGCCCAGGGACAGCAGAGCCCCCAGCTGAGaaacctgtacacacacacacacacaccacacaccacacacacacacacacacacacacacacacacacacagacggaAGGCCCAGGGCCTCCTGCTCTGAGAAGGAGAGATCCTGGGTAGGATGTGAGAAACTTGAACACCTCTTGCTTGGATGGCTGCAGCTGTTGGCCTCAGACTCTGGTCAGGAAGAGTCAGtctgaggagagagaaggatggaGGAAAGCCATCAGGGGGATCCTCATCGTCCCCAAAGGCCCTTTCCGGCCTGCAACACACCCTATAGAAGTTgatctctccttctctccaaaTCATCTCCAAGCACCCTTCCTCCAGCCCCCCACATCACTCCTCTCCCACGCAAAGCCATTCTCATGACCTAGAACTGGGTGTGTGTATTTGGGACCTCAACCAGGAGGATGTCCCACGGTGCCCAACACAGGCCTCCCCACCAAGGGCCTGAGGACCACTGTATGCGCTCCCCGGGCCACAGGTCGGTCCCGGCACACCCACACATGCCCTCTCCAGATGCCCTGACATACCACCTGAGCAAGGTTTTCGGAAGTAGATGATGAGGACTGAGCCAACAACGATGCCCAGCACACCCAGGCCAAAGGCTATACCGCACAGCACGTTCTCCAGAAGATCGGAGGGCAGCACATTCTGGGGCACTAGAGCAAAAGGGGAGCCAGTCAGCCCAGAGACCTGGTTGGGGAGCCCCAGGGGAATGACACGGGTGTCTGGAATGGcaagggagaaactgaggcatggaagATTGAGGTCAGCTCAGAGTGAGAACAGACTAAACAAGGGCCCAGTGGAGAAAGAAGTCCTCCTGTGGGTCTACCCCCTTCTGCCCCGCAAAGGAACTAGGCTTCCATGGAGAAGTGTCTCACCCCAAAAGACGATTGCTGTGTAGCTGTCAATCTCATGAGTCACAATGCAGGAGAAAAGATCAGAGGGTGCTGGTGTGAAGTTTAAGTAAGAAAAGGCCTGGAAGGTGAGTCCATCGACGGCTGAGACAAAAGTGGGCCTTGCTCCTTCCACAGGGGCCGAATCATGCTGCCAGTTCACCGTCAGTGTGGGTGGGAAGAGGTTGCTGATGAAACAGACCAGTGTGTTGGGCTTGCCGAACTCCAGGGGCTTCAGAGTGAACACCTCAGCGATGGGGAGGCCTGTGGGGGTACTGAGGTGAGGGAAAGAAGCGACTAACTTAGATGGGACCCCTGTGTGTGGAGGGGATGTGGCATACGGAGGGGACATGAGAGAGGGGGAGATAGGGCTCTGAGGGAGGTCTTTGTCTAGGCAAGAACCAGACCTGGACCAGAGCCAGGCCACTCTGGACCCTCCACCCTGACTTCCTGCAACACTTCCTGTCTGGACCTCACATCAGCAACTGATCACACTCTGTCTTCTCATTAAAATGCAGGCACATTTTAATTAGGactttgggatgaacagatacacactactatatataagatcgataatcaacagggacctactgtatagcacagggaaacctACTtgatactctgtaataacctatacgggagAAGAATCTCAGAAAGAacggacatatgtatatgtgtaactgaatcactttgttgtgcccctgaaactaacacaacattgtaaatcaactatattctaatataaaataaaaattaaatttaagaaaataaagatcaccaccaccaccaaaaaaaaaaaaagaaccaatcagtaaaaaaaaattgaaaatactaattttaagGGTAGTTTCAAGGAGCTATATGTTTGGATATATTTGAAAGACATCCTGATCAcatccatacttttttttaatttacctcaTCATCCAATTAATGTCAACTCAGTTTTGATATGGTATTGTAGTTTAAATCTTGGCAAATGCACATTAAAAACACATTATGATTGCAAACTATTACGTTTAGAATGGATGGACAGTAAGGTCCTGCTGTGTGGCACGGGGAACTACATCCAATTTCCTGGGATAAaggaatgtatgtatgtgtatggctgggtcactttgctgtgcCGCAGAGACGGGCGCAGCATGgtgtatcaactatacttcaataaaaaaacacatGATGATGCCCAAACAAATATggtagaataataaaataaataatcattaacAGAGCTTGATTAACCTATGTAGTTAAGCCTAGTTTACCAAGGCACTTAGTACCATTTCACTACCTCAGCTGGGGCTTTCATCTACTATGATCCATCAGCATTTCCTAACAAACtcaaattttttggaaaaaaaataataaaataaaataaaatgtaggcaCATCATCAGATGCTTCTATTCTCCCCTCCATCTTGCTGAGCATCGCAGCACAAGCCCTAATACTCAGTAGGCGTCTGTTGGCCTCTGTTGAATTCATTCAGTTCCGTAGTTTTGAATGCCTACTACATCCCAGGGACTTTTCTTctgccccaaaacaaaaacagagtacAGATCATGAGTGGTAGAAAAATCAATATCCAAGGAGAGAACCAGAAAGCAGGAGAGATGGGGAGCTGGTGAGAAGGGGAGTAATTCAGTGTATCATGAGGTTAAGAGGGCAGCCCACCCCCCAAAATATCCCCTGACCTCTAGACACTGGGATCTGCCCTTCAAGCTCTGGGCCAATTTCCTCGACGATCGCCCGGCAGAATGCTTTGTCAAAGAAAATGTTGGAAGTATCTCGAGACTTG
Coding sequences within it:
- the LOC116762323 gene encoding HLA class II histocompatibility antigen, DM alpha chain isoform X2, with protein sequence MDHELSQGAALLRLLPLLWLLPQSWTAPEAPTPGWRDELQNHTFLHTMYCQIGNPNVGLSESYNEDQLFSFDFSQNIRVPRLPEFADWAHKSRDTSNIFFDKAFCRAIVEEIGPELEGQIPVSRGLPIAEVFTLKPLEFGKPNTLVCFISNLFPPTLTVNWQHDSAPVEGARPTFVSAVDGLTFQAFSYLNFTPAPSDLFSCIVTHEIDSYTAIVFWVPQNVLPSDLLENVLCGIAFGLGVLGIVVGSVLIIYFRKPCSGD
- the LOC116762323 gene encoding HLA class II histocompatibility antigen, DM alpha chain isoform X1 — encoded protein: MAYGPSRSVACGIFLDRGTNPCPLHRQADSQPLRQQGSPTAAPTPGWRDELQNHTFLHTMYCQIGNPNVGLSESYNEDQLFSFDFSQNIRVPRLPEFADWAHKSRDTSNIFFDKAFCRAIVEEIGPELEGQIPVSRGLPIAEVFTLKPLEFGKPNTLVCFISNLFPPTLTVNWQHDSAPVEGARPTFVSAVDGLTFQAFSYLNFTPAPSDLFSCIVTHEIDSYTAIVFWVPQNVLPSDLLENVLCGIAFGLGVLGIVVGSVLIIYFRKPCSGD
- the LOC116762323 gene encoding HLA class II histocompatibility antigen, DM alpha chain isoform X3 produces the protein MDHELSQGAALLRLLPLLWLLPQSWTAPEAPTPGWRDELQNHTFLHTMYCQIGNPNVGLSESYNEDQLFSFDFSQNIRVPRLPEFADWAHKSRDTSNIFFDKAFCRAIVEEIGPELEGQIPVSRGLPIAEVFTLKPLEFGKPNTLVCFISNLFPPTLTVNWQHDSAPVEGARPTFVSAVDGLTFQAFSYLNFTPAPSDLFSCIVTHEIDSYTAIVFWVPQNVLPSDLLENVLCGIAFGLGVLGIVVGSVLIIYFRKPCSD